Proteins found in one Polyangiaceae bacterium genomic segment:
- a CDS encoding helix-turn-helix domain-containing protein — protein MSAAEAARILGVNVRSLYAYASRGKLTSIPSGSGRRRLYARGDLERLKANSDARSGHAAVAAGALSFGEPVLSSAIISISSRGPLYRGHAAVALADAEAGFERVAELLWTGALPTERPHFGAPSLGGRPCAGAPLDVFARLLPELAAADMARFDAPDAKEHARARRIVRRFAAALGHARAALAADTIAEAVLVALGVRVTRARGALVDRTLVVCADHELNASTFAARVAASAGADLYACVTAALATLSGPRHGGASARLEALLDEVGTPARVAAVLSARLRRGEEIPGFGHPLYRSGDPRGRALLDAARRLSRPHRRLATVLALVKELERREYPPPNLDAGLCAVAAALGLAPGTPSALFAIGRTAGWVAHALEQRSTGRLLRPRARYVGVPPV, from the coding sequence GTGTCGGCCGCCGAGGCAGCTCGCATCTTGGGTGTGAACGTGCGCTCGCTGTACGCCTACGCCAGCCGCGGAAAGCTCACGAGCATTCCCTCCGGCAGCGGGCGCAGGCGGCTCTACGCCCGCGGAGATCTGGAACGACTGAAGGCGAACAGCGACGCCCGCTCGGGCCACGCCGCCGTGGCGGCCGGCGCCCTGAGCTTCGGAGAGCCGGTGCTGTCGAGCGCCATCATCAGCATTTCCTCCAGGGGGCCGCTGTACCGCGGTCACGCCGCGGTCGCCCTGGCCGACGCAGAAGCGGGTTTCGAGCGCGTCGCGGAGCTTTTGTGGACCGGCGCGCTGCCCACGGAGCGTCCGCACTTCGGCGCGCCGAGCCTCGGGGGGCGGCCTTGCGCGGGAGCGCCGCTGGACGTCTTCGCGCGCTTGCTCCCCGAGCTCGCCGCGGCCGACATGGCCCGCTTCGACGCGCCGGACGCGAAAGAGCACGCTCGCGCGCGGCGCATCGTGCGTCGCTTCGCCGCCGCCCTGGGGCATGCTCGCGCCGCGCTCGCCGCCGACACCATCGCCGAGGCGGTGCTCGTCGCCCTCGGTGTGCGGGTCACCCGAGCGCGCGGCGCCCTCGTCGATCGCACCTTGGTCGTGTGCGCGGATCACGAGCTGAACGCCTCGACCTTTGCCGCCCGCGTGGCCGCGTCCGCCGGGGCCGATCTGTACGCCTGCGTCACCGCCGCCCTCGCCACTCTCAGCGGCCCGCGCCACGGCGGCGCCAGTGCGCGGCTGGAAGCACTGCTCGACGAAGTCGGCACCCCCGCGCGGGTCGCCGCGGTGCTCAGCGCGCGGCTGCGTCGTGGCGAAGAGATCCCCGGCTTCGGCCACCCGCTGTATCGCTCCGGCGATCCCCGCGGTCGCGCGCTCTTGGACGCTGCGCGGCGCCTCTCGCGCCCGCATCGCCGCTTGGCGACGGTGCTCGCGCTGGTGAAGGAGCTCGAGCGCCGCGAGTATCCGCCGCCGAATCTCGACGCGGGCCTGTGCGCCGTCGCGGCGGCCCTGGGTCTCGCTCCGGGCACGCCGTCCGCCCTGTTCGCCATCGGTCGCACGGCAGGTTGGGTCGCTCACGCCCTCGAGCAACGCAGCACGGGTCGTCTGCTTCGGCCCCGCGCCCGCTACGTGGGCGTGCCTCCAGTGTAG
- a CDS encoding HAD-IA family hydrolase, which produces MRIPRPFTHVIFDLDGVLLDTEPLYTEATQAIVGELGKTFDWSVKGDMIGRSALDGARYLAEKLALPISPEEYLRRRKPILDALFTTAREMAGARSLVEMLQERVPVALATSSTREQFELKTGHHDWFSDFDTIVCGDDPRVKALKPAPDIFLVTARELSVAPESCLVFEDSLAGVAAARAAGMQVIAMPDPEMDASRYTEAHWVIERLGDVSLADLGL; this is translated from the coding sequence ATGCGCATTCCCCGCCCTTTCACTCACGTCATCTTCGATCTCGACGGCGTGCTGCTCGACACCGAGCCGCTGTACACCGAAGCCACGCAGGCCATCGTGGGGGAGCTCGGCAAGACCTTCGACTGGTCCGTGAAGGGCGACATGATCGGTCGCAGTGCCCTGGATGGCGCCCGCTATCTAGCGGAGAAGCTCGCGCTGCCCATCTCACCGGAAGAGTATCTACGCCGCAGGAAGCCGATCCTGGACGCGCTGTTCACCACCGCTCGAGAAATGGCGGGTGCTCGGTCGCTGGTGGAGATGCTCCAGGAACGCGTGCCCGTGGCGCTGGCCACCAGCAGCACGCGAGAGCAGTTCGAGCTCAAGACCGGCCACCACGACTGGTTCTCGGACTTCGACACCATCGTGTGTGGCGACGACCCGCGGGTGAAGGCCCTCAAGCCCGCGCCGGACATCTTTCTCGTCACCGCACGGGAGCTGTCCGTCGCCCCGGAGAGCTGCCTGGTGTTCGAGGACTCCCTCGCCGGCGTGGCCGCCGCCCGCGCTGCCGGCATGCAGGTGATCGCGATGCCCGATCCGGAGATGGACGCCTCTCGTTACACCGAGGCCCACTGGGTGATCGAACGCCTCGGCGACGTCAGCCTCGCCGATCTGGGCCTCTGA
- a CDS encoding citrate synthase, with protein sequence MSGLEGVMVADTELSEVDGQRGQLVIRGFEVEDLAERATLSEAIALLADGNLDAGDLREKLGAGRLRGHAALGPALLAQPDAMSALRAAVAAVPEEALGDGARNAAAELSGRMAATAAAWARHARGLAPIAPAPERDHAEDTLRMLSGAVPDPALAAALHRYWVTVADHGMNASTFAARVVASTGARRVSAITAALGALEGPLHGGAPGPVLDMLDAIATPDAASGWLGRELDAGRRIMGMGHRVYRVRDPRARVLERAVETLEREAVGSVAERLALARSVERAAEAELRARHPERRLEANVEFYTAVLLEALGIPRQLFTAIFACGRVAGWCAHVAEQRQRGRLIRPSSRYVGPAPSSRRITA encoded by the coding sequence ATGTCCGGACTCGAAGGTGTGATGGTGGCGGACACGGAGCTGTCCGAGGTCGACGGCCAGCGCGGGCAGCTCGTGATCCGCGGCTTCGAGGTGGAAGACCTCGCCGAGCGCGCGACGCTATCGGAAGCGATCGCGCTGCTCGCGGACGGCAATCTCGACGCCGGCGACCTGCGCGAAAAGCTCGGCGCCGGTCGGCTTCGTGGCCATGCCGCCCTCGGTCCGGCGCTGCTCGCGCAACCCGACGCCATGAGCGCCCTGCGTGCCGCGGTGGCCGCCGTGCCGGAGGAAGCACTGGGTGACGGAGCACGGAACGCCGCCGCGGAGCTCTCGGGACGCATGGCGGCGACCGCCGCGGCCTGGGCCCGCCACGCGCGGGGCCTCGCGCCCATCGCCCCCGCGCCGGAGCGGGATCACGCCGAGGACACGCTCAGGATGCTCTCCGGCGCGGTGCCCGATCCCGCGCTCGCCGCTGCGCTGCACCGCTACTGGGTCACGGTGGCGGACCACGGCATGAACGCGTCCACCTTCGCCGCTCGTGTGGTGGCGTCCACTGGGGCTCGCCGGGTGAGCGCGATCACCGCCGCCCTCGGTGCTCTCGAAGGCCCGCTGCACGGCGGCGCCCCGGGGCCGGTGCTCGACATGCTCGACGCCATCGCCACGCCGGACGCCGCGTCCGGCTGGCTCGGCCGCGAGCTCGATGCGGGTCGTCGCATCATGGGCATGGGGCACCGCGTGTATCGCGTGCGTGATCCTCGCGCGCGGGTGTTGGAACGCGCCGTCGAGACGCTGGAGCGCGAAGCCGTCGGCAGCGTTGCCGAGCGCCTGGCGCTCGCCCGCAGCGTGGAGCGCGCCGCCGAAGCGGAGCTCCGTGCACGGCATCCCGAACGGCGTCTAGAGGCCAACGTCGAGTTCTACACCGCGGTGCTGCTCGAAGCCCTGGGCATCCCGCGCCAGCTCTTCACGGCCATCTTCGCCTGCGGCCGCGTCGCCGGCTGGTGCGCCCACGTGGCGGAGCAACGCCAGCGCGGCCGCTTGATCCGGCCTTCGTCGCGCTACGTGGGCCCGGCGCCGAGCTCACGCCGGATTACTGCATGA
- a CDS encoding GNAT family N-acetyltransferase, protein MPASIHHGLRSPEDLSAFGRIVGWAFGFPEKEASEWLEHSGTDNLRLYSSDGAVRGGLLTIPMGQYFGGKAVPMVGIAGVAAAPEARGKGLALELMHATVRELHDKGVALSTLYPATLTLYRKAGYALAGSLFDVRMPAARIGISEPNGDVRPAHDSDVAEMQALYARVARTRDGYLARGPYIWQRVQAPRSTSAQPFVVERDGKLEGYVYLSQKRKAPGENFDLALADVTASSAWAAKKVLAFLYGHRSVVDHVSWRGSSADPLLLAIPERVYEVRLREHWMTRICHVQGALEARGYPAGLTASLELDVHDPHIPENSGRIVLTVENGRGHVSRGGSGKLRLSVESLAALYTGFQSPEALARSGSLTADDASVALARALLSGPPPEMPDFF, encoded by the coding sequence ATGCCCGCCTCGATCCATCACGGCCTGCGCAGCCCCGAGGACCTCTCGGCCTTCGGACGCATCGTGGGCTGGGCCTTCGGCTTTCCAGAGAAGGAAGCGTCGGAGTGGCTCGAGCATTCCGGCACGGACAACCTGCGCCTGTACTCGAGCGATGGCGCCGTGCGAGGCGGCTTGCTCACGATCCCCATGGGTCAGTACTTCGGCGGCAAGGCCGTGCCCATGGTGGGCATCGCGGGCGTGGCCGCCGCGCCGGAGGCACGCGGCAAAGGCCTGGCCCTCGAGCTCATGCACGCCACCGTGCGCGAGCTCCACGACAAGGGCGTCGCGCTGAGCACCTTGTACCCCGCCACGCTCACGCTCTACCGCAAGGCCGGCTACGCTCTCGCCGGCAGCTTGTTCGACGTGCGCATGCCCGCCGCGCGCATCGGCATCAGCGAGCCGAACGGCGACGTGCGCCCCGCTCATGACTCGGACGTGGCGGAGATGCAAGCGCTGTACGCGCGAGTTGCCCGCACCCGCGACGGCTATCTCGCCCGCGGCCCGTACATTTGGCAGCGCGTCCAAGCGCCCCGCAGCACCTCGGCGCAGCCTTTCGTGGTGGAGCGCGACGGCAAGCTGGAAGGCTACGTCTACCTCAGCCAGAAACGAAAGGCGCCGGGAGAGAACTTCGACCTCGCTCTCGCCGACGTGACGGCGAGCAGCGCGTGGGCCGCCAAGAAAGTGCTCGCCTTCCTGTACGGCCACCGCTCCGTGGTCGATCACGTGTCCTGGCGCGGGTCGAGCGCGGATCCCCTGCTGCTCGCGATCCCCGAGCGGGTGTACGAGGTACGACTGCGGGAGCACTGGATGACCCGCATCTGTCACGTGCAGGGCGCCCTCGAGGCCCGCGGCTACCCCGCAGGGCTGACCGCATCTCTCGAGCTCGACGTGCACGACCCGCACATTCCCGAGAATTCCGGCCGCATCGTGCTGACGGTGGAGAACGGTCGCGGCCATGTCAGCCGCGGCGGCAGCGGCAAGCTCCGGCTGAGCGTCGAGAGCCTCGCCGCCCTCTACACCGGTTTCCAGTCGCCCGAAGCCCTGGCTCGCTCGGGGAGTCTCACGGCCGACGACGCCTCCGTGGCCCTCGCCCGGGCGCTGCTGTCGGGTCCCCCTCCCGAAATGCCCGACTTCTTCTGA